A region of Candidatus Omnitrophota bacterium DNA encodes the following proteins:
- the ligA gene encoding NAD-dependent DNA ligase LigA, which yields MAENIKKRIERLKKEILEHNRLYYTEGAPSISDSAYDGLMAELKELEKGHPEYATQDSPTRTVGAPVTDKLKKVRHIVPMLSLESVNAEDGATRFDWTCEKEAGHMSGYVCEPKFDGMSIELVYEKGELARGVTRGDGFIGEDVTLNVRTISNVPKKLKGKNVPDLLSVRGEVMMHISDFQELNRKQAEKGRDMFANPRNVVAGSMRQLDPEVTAARKLHVYVYQIMDISDGMPGTQKEALKRLTALGFGEAPDIEHCADIREAISYHHRMEEKRERMDYEIDGVVIKVDDIRLQEKLGMRTNNPKWAVAYKFKPRKEITRVENIIVQVGRTGTLTPLALLNPVEVGGVTVSRATLHNMDQIERLGVKIGDYVKVERAGDVIPYISGVLKEKRTGKEKDFRMPSKCPSCGGHIEKEDVFYRCPNGLSCPAQAKEAITHYASKDAADIEGLSEKTVALLYDRDIITGIASLYDIKREDLSALEGFKDRKMANILGAIEKSKDITLDRFLYGLGIKNVGKHIAKLIADKFGTLDRIMAATKEELVEINEIGPEIAESIVEWFSEKHNIAAVGKIQKTGVRIKAVEKKKDGVFSGKKVVFTGTMSAMSRTEAEKLVESMGGQASSSVGPGTDILVAGEKAGSKLDKAKKIGVKVLSEEEFIKMISR from the coding sequence ATGGCAGAGAACATAAAAAAAAGAATAGAGCGGCTGAAAAAAGAGATACTCGAACATAACCGGCTTTATTATACGGAAGGCGCTCCGAGCATATCGGACTCGGCGTATGACGGCCTCATGGCGGAGCTCAAGGAACTGGAAAAGGGGCATCCCGAATACGCCACGCAGGATTCCCCTACGCGTACGGTCGGGGCCCCCGTTACGGACAAACTTAAAAAGGTGCGGCATATCGTGCCTATGCTCAGCCTGGAGAGCGTGAATGCCGAGGACGGGGCTACGCGTTTCGACTGGACTTGCGAGAAAGAAGCCGGGCATATGTCCGGATACGTGTGCGAACCCAAATTTGACGGTATGAGCATTGAGCTCGTGTATGAAAAAGGGGAGCTCGCGCGCGGCGTCACCAGGGGTGACGGTTTCATCGGTGAGGACGTGACGCTCAATGTAAGGACCATATCGAACGTACCGAAGAAACTAAAGGGAAAGAACGTGCCCGATCTTTTATCCGTGCGCGGAGAGGTCATGATGCACATCAGCGACTTCCAGGAGCTTAACAGAAAGCAGGCGGAAAAAGGACGAGACATGTTCGCCAATCCGCGGAACGTCGTAGCGGGTTCCATGCGGCAGCTGGACCCGGAGGTAACGGCCGCGAGGAAACTTCATGTTTATGTGTACCAGATCATGGATATTTCGGACGGGATGCCCGGGACGCAGAAAGAGGCGCTGAAAAGGCTGACGGCGCTGGGATTCGGAGAAGCTCCCGATATAGAACACTGCGCGGATATACGGGAAGCCATTTCCTATCATCACCGGATGGAGGAAAAAAGGGAGCGGATGGACTATGAGATAGACGGTGTTGTTATCAAGGTGGACGACATACGGCTCCAGGAAAAGCTGGGCATGAGGACCAACAACCCGAAATGGGCCGTAGCATATAAATTCAAACCGAGAAAAGAGATCACGCGGGTCGAGAATATTATTGTACAGGTCGGGCGTACGGGAACGCTCACGCCGCTCGCGCTCCTTAACCCGGTCGAAGTGGGAGGGGTCACCGTGTCACGCGCGACGCTCCATAATATGGACCAGATCGAGCGGCTCGGGGTGAAGATAGGAGACTATGTGAAGGTGGAACGCGCCGGGGACGTTATCCCGTACATATCAGGAGTGCTCAAGGAGAAGAGGACCGGTAAGGAGAAGGATTTCCGTATGCCGTCCAAATGTCCGAGCTGCGGCGGCCACATAGAAAAAGAGGATGTATTTTACAGGTGCCCGAACGGCCTGTCATGCCCCGCTCAGGCGAAAGAAGCCATAACGCATTACGCGTCGAAGGACGCCGCGGACATAGAGGGACTTTCGGAAAAAACGGTGGCGCTTCTTTATGACAGGGATATCATAACCGGGATCGCGTCACTTTACGATATCAAGCGTGAGGACCTTTCCGCGCTCGAGGGGTTCAAGGACAGGAAGATGGCGAACATCCTTGGCGCTATAGAGAAAAGTAAGGATATTACCCTCGACAGGTTCCTTTATGGGCTAGGGATAAAGAACGTCGGGAAACATATCGCGAAGCTTATCGCCGATAAGTTCGGTACGCTGGACAGGATAATGGCGGCGACGAAAGAGGAGCTGGTGGAAATAAACGAGATAGGGCCGGAAATAGCCGAAAGTATCGTCGAATGGTTCTCCGAAAAACATAATATCGCCGCGGTGGGGAAGATACAGAAAACCGGCGTCAGGATAAAAGCGGTGGAGAAAAAGAAGGACGGCGTGTTCTCAGGAAAGAAGGTAGTGTTCACCGGTACGATGAGCGCCATGTCCCGGACCGAAGCGGAAAAACTAGTGGAGTCGATGGGAGGGCAGGCCTCTTCCAGCGTCGGGCCGGGTACGGATATACTGGTGGCCGGGGAAAAGGCCGGGTCGAAACTCGATAAAGCGAAAAAGATCGGAGTGAAAGTCCTCAGCGAGGAAGAGTTCATCAAGATGATATCCAGATGA